One genomic region from Sinorhizobium numidicum encodes:
- a CDS encoding LLM class flavin-dependent oxidoreductase, with amino-acid sequence MRTALPSKLAFGIFDHLDEDGSAIGRQYADRLRLAEACDRLGFYAYHLAEHHCSPHGRGPSPNLFLSSVAQRTRQLRLGPLVMLLSLCHPLRAFEEICMLDHLSGGRAEIGMGRGSLPIELAYFGVDADAVPGRYLEASEILMKAMRGGTLSYRGHHFELNDVPLTLEPYQRPHPPTWIATTRPESARWAAANGANIACVGPASFVRKITDAFRSEEGHKTDTNNQASFLGLLRMIVVGRSPDHAYSLAAPAFERWLESFKFLYDLNAIPFPPNLPLTFDAAIESELCVVGTAAFVRQALLDQLERAGANYLLCQVAFGDLPLDSSLYTVKTIQSELMDRVG; translated from the coding sequence ATGAGAACAGCCCTTCCTTCAAAGCTTGCTTTCGGCATATTCGACCATTTGGACGAGGACGGTAGCGCCATTGGAAGACAATACGCAGACCGTCTCAGGCTAGCGGAAGCGTGTGATCGGCTCGGCTTTTATGCTTACCATCTAGCGGAGCACCATTGTTCGCCGCATGGGAGAGGCCCATCGCCCAATCTGTTCTTGTCGAGCGTCGCGCAGCGCACCCGCCAACTTCGTCTTGGCCCACTTGTCATGCTGCTCAGCCTTTGTCATCCGCTGCGTGCGTTCGAGGAGATCTGCATGCTTGACCATTTGAGCGGCGGTAGGGCCGAGATAGGCATGGGGCGCGGCTCTCTTCCAATCGAGCTAGCTTACTTCGGGGTTGATGCGGACGCGGTGCCAGGACGCTATCTCGAGGCCAGCGAAATCCTGATGAAGGCGATGAGGGGCGGCACTCTTTCCTACCGCGGCCACCACTTCGAGCTAAACGACGTCCCTTTGACCTTGGAGCCTTATCAACGTCCGCACCCGCCGACTTGGATCGCCACCACCCGACCCGAGTCTGCACGTTGGGCCGCTGCAAACGGCGCAAATATCGCGTGTGTAGGACCCGCTTCGTTTGTTCGCAAGATTACTGACGCTTTCCGGTCCGAGGAAGGACACAAAACCGACACGAACAACCAAGCGTCATTTCTCGGATTGCTTCGCATGATTGTGGTCGGACGGTCTCCAGACCATGCATATTCGCTCGCGGCTCCTGCTTTCGAACGATGGCTTGAAAGTTTCAAATTCCTGTACGACCTCAATGCGATCCCATTTCCACCAAATCTGCCCCTGACCTTCGATGCAGCAATCGAAAGTGAATTGTGCGTGGTGGGAACGGCGGCTTTTGTGCGACAGGCTCTACTTGATCAGCTGGAACGGGCGGGTGCAAACTATCTCCTTTGTCAGGTCGCGTTTGGGGACCTGCCTTTAGATTCATCGCTGTACACCGTAAAGACTATTCAATCCGAATTAATGGATCGAGTTGGCTGA
- the hisC gene encoding histidinol-phosphate transaminase, translated as MSDAKLQSVLSSLAEVYRQLDSLPSSPVPDAGCVKLNTNENPFALPAAVMQSALAALERQYLYPEDDNISLREAAAASYNLSTDQVIAGNGSSELLSLIYKAFLDPGDRVAMLSPGFAYNRKLALLQGARLLEIKWGESCLLPIHKLLFGPAKEAKFILLANPNNPTGTFVPIADIEGLVAQSDRLIVLDEAYVDFAPDSALRLINRYSNLLVLRTFSKSYAAAGIRVGFGFGHPQVIGRLRNIQNLFNMNVIGHAVGVSILANRAAYDENHRHIKFERERVRVALSQLGFSTTPSHANFLLARVPAGRDGTWWQTSLKRKKILVAVLPDESLEDCIRVSIGTKPQMDGFLAAVDDIIGAEMSRRSAV; from the coding sequence ATGTCTGATGCAAAACTGCAAAGCGTACTTTCGTCTCTTGCGGAGGTTTACAGACAGCTAGATTCTCTTCCGTCGAGCCCGGTACCAGATGCCGGGTGTGTCAAACTAAACACAAATGAGAATCCATTTGCATTGCCGGCAGCGGTAATGCAGAGCGCTCTTGCTGCTCTCGAACGACAGTATCTATATCCAGAGGATGACAACATCAGCTTGAGGGAGGCAGCTGCGGCGTCATACAACCTTTCCACGGATCAGGTGATCGCCGGTAACGGCTCGTCCGAACTTCTTTCGCTCATATACAAAGCATTCCTTGACCCGGGTGACCGTGTCGCGATGTTGTCCCCTGGCTTTGCATACAACCGCAAGCTCGCTCTGTTGCAAGGCGCTCGATTGCTTGAAATCAAATGGGGCGAATCTTGCTTGTTGCCGATACACAAATTGCTTTTCGGTCCTGCAAAGGAGGCCAAGTTCATTCTGCTGGCTAATCCGAACAACCCGACCGGAACATTTGTCCCGATTGCGGATATTGAAGGCCTCGTCGCACAATCTGACCGGTTGATCGTCCTGGATGAAGCCTATGTGGACTTTGCGCCTGACAGCGCTCTGCGTCTGATTAACCGCTATTCGAACCTTCTGGTCTTGAGAACGTTCTCGAAGAGCTATGCGGCGGCCGGCATTCGCGTTGGCTTTGGCTTCGGTCATCCTCAGGTTATAGGGAGGCTGCGCAACATCCAGAACCTGTTCAACATGAATGTGATCGGCCATGCGGTCGGCGTCAGTATACTTGCCAACCGCGCCGCCTACGATGAAAACCACAGACATATTAAATTTGAGAGAGAGCGCGTGCGCGTCGCGCTGTCTCAACTTGGGTTCTCTACAACGCCCTCCCATGCGAACTTCTTGCTGGCGCGTGTGCCAGCAGGACGAGACGGCACCTGGTGGCAAACCTCCTTGAAACGGAAAAAGATACTCGTGGCAGTCCTTCCTGATGAAAGTTTGGAGGATTGCATTCGCGTTAGCATTGGGACAAAACCACAAATGGATGGGTTTCTTGCAGCTGTCGATGACATTATAGGAGCTGAGATGTCTCGAAGATCGGCGGTATAG
- a CDS encoding DUF418 domain-containing protein produces the protein MAIQGASESAVDRLLGIDLARGLAVFGMYAAHVGPDPGEGGLVGNLMELTHGRSSALFAVLAGFSIVLITGRTAPKSGVADRQAIARVAIRALVLLSLGSILNYLNAQVAVILHYYGIFFLLVLPLYRLSAPQLGLLAWGTALILPQVYFRLESAGSSDDPVSALMVSGTYPAITWVPFVIAGMAIARLGLSTQAMHWRLGLAGGALAVLGYGGSSLAQLLLPVAAALKPSPLAASPHSETTFSILGSTGCAMMVLAACWLAMDALPHLRKLVWPIIAVGSMSLTAYVLHILGIAYLLHIVGIDMGRDGSLSMLFGFIVVISTFAVLWLRVFPRGPMEALMGRTADLARHIP, from the coding sequence GTGGCGATTCAGGGCGCGAGCGAGTCAGCCGTAGATCGGCTGCTCGGCATCGACCTTGCTCGCGGCCTGGCTGTCTTCGGCATGTATGCCGCCCATGTCGGTCCCGACCCCGGCGAAGGAGGACTAGTCGGGAATCTGATGGAACTAACCCATGGACGGTCGTCCGCCCTGTTTGCCGTATTGGCCGGTTTTTCGATCGTCCTGATTACCGGTCGCACGGCGCCGAAGTCGGGGGTAGCCGATAGACAGGCCATTGCAAGAGTCGCAATTCGCGCCCTTGTTTTGCTCTCGCTTGGCTCAATCCTGAACTACCTTAATGCGCAGGTCGCCGTCATCCTGCACTACTACGGAATCTTTTTCTTGTTGGTCCTGCCGCTGTATCGGCTGAGCGCACCGCAGCTCGGCTTGCTCGCTTGGGGGACCGCTTTGATTCTCCCGCAAGTGTACTTCCGCCTTGAGTCCGCCGGGAGCTCGGACGATCCGGTATCCGCGCTCATGGTCAGCGGCACTTATCCCGCGATAACCTGGGTTCCTTTCGTGATCGCAGGCATGGCCATTGCGCGCCTTGGCCTTAGTACGCAAGCAATGCATTGGCGCCTTGGTCTAGCCGGGGGCGCGCTGGCCGTGTTGGGCTATGGAGGATCCTCCCTCGCGCAGCTTTTGCTGCCTGTTGCTGCCGCTTTGAAGCCCTCGCCATTGGCTGCCTCACCTCATAGCGAGACGACGTTCTCGATCCTGGGAAGCACCGGTTGCGCAATGATGGTCTTGGCGGCTTGCTGGCTCGCCATGGATGCGCTCCCGCATCTGCGAAAGCTGGTCTGGCCAATAATCGCGGTCGGCTCGATGTCTTTGACGGCCTATGTCCTGCACATTTTGGGAATAGCCTATCTCCTGCACATTGTGGGAATAGATATGGGTCGAGACGGGAGCCTGTCCATGCTCTTTGGCTTCATCGTGGTTATAAGCACGTTCGCGGTGCTTTGGCTGCGCGTCTTCCCGCGAGGACCGATGGAAGCGCTGATGGGTAGGACTGCAGATCTCGCGCGTCACATCCCCTGA
- a CDS encoding non-ribosomal peptide synthetase yields the protein MDSLHPASPKVFVSVVSRFAQSAKECPGRPAVYFGEDYLTYGELDDLTSRLAAALGVHGCTRGMAVAVLMPRGPALLAYMLAIFRLRAVYVPLDTAYPTDRLRGMVERSECAILVTTPDDLELAQAIAGTASVVNAGLATSIPAAPTTFLDVQPGDAAYVIFTSGTTGGPKGAVLTHAALANHLNAKIADLSLCATDRVAQTASHCFDISLWQFLAGLLVGGAIDILPSAVIADPRQLSKALHDRRITVIQFVPSLLRAYLVATEGESTPQFENLRCISTVGEPLSPDLCRKWLTHHPKVPILNHYGPTECGDGVTHHLVTQPPAANETYVPIGRPIPGLRVYLVTPDSDPLKLTSRGEVGELCVSGAGVARDYINDPERTAAVFVANPFDDTPSHSRLYRTGDLARIRADGLLECLGRADRQVKVRGYRVELAEIETVLNSHHGVMGSAVVLHRNQHRRAKLTARAKLGRGNCGENASAVDADPLPPRLIAFVVLRDHCTLRHLQEHLGRYLAPYIMPDQIFEVPTLPLNANGKLDYGRLPIPDGMRPLSDVAFVSPRSEIERQLANLWEQILCVAPVGLDDAFIDLGGDSLRMMLLANRVHHLFGRQIQPGQLHRSTVRELARKIEEGAETQLPPIIRIPAAATKVVPPTYLQTHLWFLWKLDPQARNYELRTVVNLEGSLDRGAFEAAWTDLLHRFDTLRVRFLEKDGHPLMAFDGPLPRLEYQDLSSLPSMAQSEHVAAIQRQHNAQPFDLATGPLLRTTLVRRNERRHELYLTTHEIIMDAWSLSVLARDLRRLYESHTVGHAAASPAMLEIGLGDYALWEAKNLTPDRYNVQGTYWQQMLSGELPVLELSSDHERPRHLTYTSHAQGLALDAGVTAALRRVAADNRSTLFATLLAGFAIVLAQYAGQDEVVVGAPHVVRQRPGTEQLLGFFLNMLPLRLKIDDTETFNTLVKGVQETVSDAISHGDYPFGRMLETLNIARRSNISPVFQVMFNMYSEQPEEVHGDGGRLTITVRELELGYAKYDLILYAQEEGDGVYLQLTYCKEILEAPQAERILRNLEHTLKHCVAAPDAPLSSLGLLHENEVRFLASFNDTSRDFGCKATLRELFEAQVQRTPEHTAFFWNGGRISYAELNESVDRIANGLAGLGARAGDRIAIATDRGIATLVALLACVKVHAAYVCLGPELPQARAVHILRATSPKVLLTDSEVHASWACYENSPCQVVSLNALSGTAPIGGVPRPVLPHDILHIVFTSGTTGEPKGVLVPASACLNRLHWMWSELPFLAGDVAVVQKSATLVASTWEIFGPLLQGVPAYLLSREELVIPERLLSVLENHKISHLLAAPPILDGLIMARSTGGPSASALRLVASSTQALPPDLVKGWRLAFPATNLFNFYGSTECSSNAAWHQVDYSIPLDLGNIPIGRPIANVQLTVRSRKLELMPRGALGELCVTGACLSLGYIDNIEQTATRFEMMQDGQLLYRTGDLARFREDGTLELHGRADDQVKVNGYRVELDEVAHALRSHPAVSDAGVALHAMPDRGGLLVGYVVSTADLLDEADLLAFTREILPTYMVPARIMRIDELPRNPGGKLDRRALPLPTAMSAGKGRTPQTVTEVALAEIWERLLGCEEVSAEDEFFALGGTSILSVRCVSDASLRGLRFTVGELYDNPRLADLASLIDAHGDALPTETTFDRVKSENVAPPFSPTMRFFSQHMGYDEHFNLYGLWKFSAGELNGTLLSQAVATLGDEHPMLRTRLVRSDGTPARTLPTDDPLTLERITLPADLPEMWEEIVSEKTEQAQYAFRFDGRTPLLRVLLFEGGQPQTQRSWLFILVHHFLTDGYGFRLLIGELERLYRTVAAGLEVKPTALTGHASIANWLNLLRNHAIDHAEEELEYWETRPWAALMPSGSPLALAAARFGGDPTPSDPVGARRMQALLRAGEVDNHEFLRLCESQATRFLSIPQVETAALLGFSDRAGIDGLDLILLAFLRTLGGDRPTLGLYVDSLTALRAPVLGGVDLSNNLGICCELLPMPLVVDGTEPAMAQLRSVAAQRRRIPTLGLGLRALQAFHPDERVVARAARLPTPRVLINFRAPLAAIGGRRFLGQQEAPLWCGEDMNFNKHHWLEYSIDEVNSCLRIVQQHNYSRIDGSSATSTANKLQNNLTGIIREICIKQ from the coding sequence ATGGACAGCTTACATCCCGCTTCTCCGAAAGTATTTGTATCTGTTGTTTCCCGCTTTGCCCAATCGGCAAAAGAATGCCCGGGCCGTCCCGCCGTGTATTTCGGCGAAGATTACCTGACGTATGGAGAACTGGACGATCTCACCAGTCGACTTGCCGCCGCGCTTGGCGTTCATGGCTGCACACGGGGCATGGCAGTGGCGGTGTTGATGCCGCGTGGCCCAGCGCTGCTTGCTTATATGCTAGCGATATTTCGGCTGCGCGCGGTCTACGTACCCCTGGACACGGCATACCCCACCGATCGGCTGCGGGGCATGGTTGAACGCAGCGAATGCGCCATCCTGGTTACCACTCCAGACGATTTGGAGCTTGCGCAGGCAATTGCGGGAACCGCTTCGGTCGTCAATGCCGGCCTAGCCACCTCGATACCCGCCGCGCCCACAACATTCCTGGATGTGCAGCCGGGTGATGCTGCCTATGTCATTTTCACGTCCGGAACCACCGGCGGACCAAAGGGCGCGGTGCTCACACATGCCGCGTTGGCCAACCACCTCAATGCCAAAATTGCGGATCTCAGCCTTTGTGCGACCGACCGCGTTGCTCAAACGGCTTCCCACTGCTTCGACATATCACTCTGGCAATTTTTGGCAGGCCTACTGGTCGGTGGAGCCATCGACATCTTGCCTTCCGCTGTTATTGCGGATCCTCGCCAATTATCAAAAGCTTTGCACGACCGGAGGATCACGGTAATTCAGTTCGTGCCATCGCTCTTGCGTGCCTACCTCGTTGCCACCGAAGGCGAGAGCACACCTCAGTTTGAGAACCTGCGCTGCATCTCAACTGTTGGCGAACCGCTGTCACCCGATCTATGTCGCAAATGGCTGACGCACCATCCGAAAGTTCCCATCCTCAATCATTATGGCCCAACGGAGTGCGGCGACGGCGTCACGCACCACTTGGTAACACAGCCGCCAGCCGCCAATGAAACCTACGTACCGATCGGCCGACCTATTCCCGGGCTTCGTGTCTACCTTGTCACGCCGGACAGTGATCCTCTGAAACTTACATCGAGAGGAGAAGTTGGGGAGCTATGTGTCAGCGGTGCTGGCGTCGCTCGGGATTACATCAATGACCCGGAACGCACTGCTGCCGTTTTCGTGGCGAATCCGTTCGACGATACGCCTAGCCACAGCCGTTTGTATCGGACCGGTGATTTGGCTCGCATCCGTGCCGATGGTTTGCTCGAGTGCCTTGGCCGAGCGGATCGGCAGGTCAAGGTACGGGGCTACCGTGTGGAATTGGCAGAGATTGAAACTGTTCTCAACAGCCATCATGGCGTCATGGGAAGCGCTGTAGTCCTGCATCGAAACCAACATCGACGGGCGAAACTCACCGCCCGTGCAAAACTGGGGCGGGGAAATTGCGGTGAAAATGCATCAGCCGTCGATGCAGATCCTCTGCCCCCTCGCCTGATTGCCTTCGTAGTTCTGCGCGATCACTGCACTTTGCGACATCTGCAAGAGCATCTGGGCCGATACTTGGCGCCGTACATCATGCCGGATCAAATTTTTGAAGTGCCGACACTCCCACTCAACGCAAACGGTAAGCTCGACTACGGCCGCCTGCCGATTCCAGATGGAATGCGCCCGCTGTCCGATGTTGCCTTCGTATCGCCACGATCAGAAATCGAACGACAGCTTGCGAACCTTTGGGAGCAGATCCTGTGCGTGGCTCCTGTCGGGCTCGACGACGCCTTCATCGATTTGGGCGGCGATTCGCTGCGAATGATGTTGCTCGCTAACCGGGTTCACCACCTTTTTGGTCGCCAGATACAACCGGGCCAACTTCACCGTTCCACGGTCCGGGAGTTGGCGCGGAAGATCGAGGAGGGCGCCGAGACACAGTTGCCTCCCATTATCCGCATTCCTGCCGCGGCGACGAAAGTGGTGCCGCCAACATATCTTCAAACTCACCTGTGGTTCCTCTGGAAGCTCGACCCCCAGGCACGAAACTACGAGCTTCGGACGGTCGTCAATCTTGAGGGTTCCTTGGATCGCGGTGCATTCGAGGCGGCCTGGACTGATTTACTCCATCGTTTTGATACGCTGCGGGTGAGATTCCTGGAGAAAGATGGCCATCCCCTGATGGCCTTTGACGGGCCGCTACCTCGACTAGAGTACCAAGATCTCTCGTCCTTGCCTTCAATGGCCCAATCCGAGCACGTCGCGGCAATTCAGCGGCAACACAACGCGCAACCGTTCGATTTGGCGACTGGCCCACTCCTTCGGACCACCCTCGTTCGTAGGAACGAGCGCCGGCACGAGCTATACCTAACTACCCATGAGATCATCATGGACGCATGGTCGCTTTCGGTGTTGGCGCGGGATCTGCGACGCCTCTACGAGAGTCATACGGTTGGCCACGCCGCAGCTTCGCCAGCAATGCTTGAAATTGGCCTCGGCGACTACGCTCTGTGGGAAGCAAAAAATCTCACCCCTGATCGCTACAATGTTCAAGGGACATACTGGCAGCAGATGTTAAGCGGAGAATTACCGGTCCTCGAGCTGTCAAGCGATCACGAACGCCCCCGACACCTCACATATACCAGCCACGCCCAAGGGCTGGCATTGGATGCGGGCGTGACGGCCGCGCTCCGCCGTGTGGCTGCTGACAACCGGTCAACATTATTCGCAACACTTCTGGCAGGGTTTGCGATCGTGCTGGCGCAATATGCCGGACAGGACGAGGTCGTAGTTGGCGCGCCTCACGTAGTCAGGCAGCGCCCCGGTACCGAGCAGCTTCTTGGCTTTTTCCTCAACATGCTGCCGCTGCGGCTGAAAATCGACGACACGGAAACGTTCAATACGTTGGTAAAGGGCGTACAGGAAACTGTTTCGGACGCCATCTCCCATGGCGACTATCCGTTCGGGCGGATGCTGGAGACCCTTAACATTGCACGACGCAGCAACATATCACCGGTCTTTCAGGTCATGTTCAACATGTACTCGGAGCAACCGGAGGAAGTACACGGAGACGGCGGAAGACTGACCATCACCGTCCGTGAACTGGAGCTGGGTTACGCCAAGTACGATCTGATACTCTACGCGCAGGAGGAAGGGGACGGCGTCTATCTTCAACTGACATATTGCAAAGAGATCCTCGAGGCACCTCAAGCCGAGCGGATCCTGCGCAATTTGGAACACACGTTGAAGCATTGCGTCGCAGCGCCCGACGCACCGCTCAGTTCTCTCGGACTATTGCACGAGAATGAAGTGCGATTTCTTGCGTCCTTCAACGACACCAGCCGCGATTTCGGTTGTAAGGCAACCTTACGTGAACTGTTCGAGGCCCAGGTGCAACGCACTCCAGAACACACCGCCTTTTTCTGGAACGGAGGCCGAATTTCCTACGCTGAACTGAACGAATCGGTCGACCGTATTGCCAATGGGTTGGCTGGTCTGGGGGCACGCGCAGGTGATCGAATAGCAATCGCGACAGATAGGGGAATTGCAACGCTGGTGGCGCTCCTTGCTTGCGTGAAGGTGCATGCCGCATATGTCTGCTTAGGGCCCGAGTTGCCGCAAGCTCGCGCTGTTCACATCTTACGGGCAACATCCCCGAAGGTCCTGCTGACCGACAGCGAAGTTCACGCTTCCTGGGCATGCTACGAAAACTCGCCATGCCAGGTGGTTTCACTGAATGCCCTCTCGGGAACCGCTCCGATAGGGGGGGTGCCTCGTCCGGTCTTGCCTCATGACATCCTGCACATCGTCTTCACGTCAGGAACGACCGGGGAGCCGAAAGGAGTGCTCGTCCCGGCGTCGGCGTGCCTCAACCGTTTGCACTGGATGTGGTCAGAATTGCCGTTCCTTGCCGGTGATGTTGCAGTGGTCCAGAAGTCCGCAACGCTTGTCGCAAGCACTTGGGAAATTTTCGGTCCGTTGCTGCAGGGGGTTCCCGCTTATTTGCTGTCCCGAGAGGAGCTTGTCATACCAGAACGGCTGCTGTCCGTGCTTGAAAACCATAAGATCAGTCATCTCCTCGCCGCCCCACCCATCCTGGATGGACTGATCATGGCGCGCTCGACCGGCGGTCCGTCTGCAAGTGCGCTTCGGCTGGTTGCTAGTAGCACTCAGGCACTGCCGCCTGACCTCGTCAAGGGCTGGAGGCTCGCGTTTCCAGCCACAAATCTTTTTAATTTCTATGGCTCGACCGAGTGCAGTTCCAATGCCGCCTGGCACCAAGTGGATTATTCAATTCCGCTTGATTTAGGTAACATTCCTATAGGTCGACCGATTGCAAATGTGCAATTGACCGTGAGAAGCAGGAAGCTGGAACTTATGCCGCGCGGGGCACTGGGTGAGTTGTGCGTCACAGGCGCATGCCTGAGTCTTGGGTACATCGATAACATAGAGCAAACGGCAACTCGGTTCGAAATGATGCAAGACGGCCAGTTGCTCTACCGGACAGGTGATCTTGCTAGATTCCGGGAGGATGGGACGCTGGAGCTTCACGGCCGCGCTGATGACCAAGTCAAGGTGAATGGTTACCGCGTCGAACTCGACGAGGTCGCGCATGCGCTCCGCTCGCACCCCGCCGTAAGCGATGCCGGGGTCGCGTTGCATGCCATGCCGGATCGGGGCGGCCTCCTGGTGGGCTATGTGGTCAGCACTGCCGATCTCCTCGATGAGGCCGACCTTCTGGCATTCACACGGGAAATACTACCAACATACATGGTGCCAGCGCGCATTATGCGCATTGATGAACTGCCTCGCAATCCAGGTGGCAAACTGGACCGTCGCGCCTTACCACTGCCAACTGCGATGTCCGCCGGCAAAGGAAGGACACCGCAAACGGTGACCGAGGTAGCCCTCGCGGAGATTTGGGAGCGTCTGTTGGGTTGCGAAGAGGTTTCAGCCGAGGACGAGTTCTTCGCTCTTGGGGGAACTTCGATCCTAAGTGTGCGATGCGTGTCCGACGCCAGCCTTCGTGGCTTGCGCTTTACCGTCGGCGAACTCTACGATAACCCTCGACTGGCCGATCTGGCGAGTCTCATTGACGCACACGGGGATGCTCTGCCCACTGAGACTACATTCGATCGCGTCAAATCGGAGAATGTGGCCCCGCCTTTTTCGCCCACCATGCGTTTCTTCAGCCAGCACATGGGCTACGATGAGCACTTCAATTTGTACGGCCTGTGGAAATTCAGCGCGGGAGAGCTTAATGGAACGCTCTTATCGCAAGCCGTTGCCACGCTGGGTGATGAGCATCCTATGCTTCGTACCCGGCTCGTTCGCTCAGACGGGACTCCGGCGCGCACGCTCCCGACCGACGACCCGCTAACGTTAGAACGTATCACACTCCCCGCCGATTTGCCCGAAATGTGGGAAGAGATCGTGTCAGAAAAAACCGAACAGGCACAGTATGCCTTCCGGTTCGACGGTCGCACCCCCCTCCTCAGGGTGTTACTGTTCGAGGGGGGCCAACCGCAGACACAGCGAAGCTGGCTATTCATTCTCGTGCATCACTTCCTTACAGATGGCTACGGTTTTCGTCTGTTAATTGGGGAACTGGAACGCCTCTATAGGACTGTGGCGGCTGGTCTAGAGGTCAAGCCAACCGCCCTCACAGGACACGCCAGTATAGCCAATTGGCTTAACCTCCTTCGCAATCATGCGATAGATCATGCCGAGGAAGAGCTTGAATACTGGGAAACCCGACCTTGGGCAGCATTAATGCCCTCCGGTTCGCCACTGGCTCTAGCGGCGGCGCGTTTTGGAGGAGACCCAACGCCATCCGATCCTGTCGGCGCGCGTCGCATGCAGGCGTTGTTGCGGGCCGGCGAAGTGGACAACCACGAATTCTTGCGGTTGTGTGAATCCCAAGCGACCCGATTTCTTAGCATCCCTCAAGTGGAAACCGCTGCACTGCTGGGGTTTTCTGATCGTGCTGGGATAGATGGGCTGGATCTTATTCTATTGGCTTTTTTGCGAACACTAGGTGGCGATCGTCCAACGCTTGGACTTTACGTGGACAGCCTTACGGCCCTGCGCGCCCCTGTGTTGGGCGGTGTCGATCTATCAAATAACCTTGGTATCTGCTGTGAACTCTTGCCAATGCCACTGGTAGTCGATGGCACTGAACCAGCGATGGCCCAATTGCGCTCTGTAGCCGCCCAACGTCGCCGGATACCCACCCTTGGCCTTGGCCTGCGTGCTCTCCAAGCATTTCATCCTGACGAGAGAGTGGTGGCGCGCGCGGCGCGATTGCCAACGCCGCGTGTTTTGATCAATTTCCGTGCTCCTCTGGCGGCCATCGGCGGGCGCCGTTTTTTGGGGCAACAAGAGGCGCCGTTATGGTGTGGCGAAGATATGAATTTTAACAAGCACCATTGGCTTGAGTACTCAATCGACGAAGTGAATAGCTGTTTGCGCATAGTGCAACAACACAACTATTCTCGTATTGATGGATCATCTGCCACCTCAACTGCAAACAAATTGCAGAACAATCTGACGGGAATCATTCGCGAGATTTGCATTAAACAATAA